One Nicotiana tomentosiformis chromosome 4, ASM39032v3, whole genome shotgun sequence genomic window carries:
- the LOC138909882 gene encoding uncharacterized protein, producing the protein MDRFAAKKEDARAQFSPVESQLRGMKEMSSVYAKTIEELEARLASELEKAKSEAEKAKAEAEAIVAIYRADAEAVQLQVREAAETTQTRAHWIVELTKCQSRRETLEEIHARGFDLTDEIIKAKEHEADARALASSGDDDDNGSKSGFENGEDLDGEEATPEEN; encoded by the coding sequence atggaccgctttgctgctaAAAAAGAGGATGCTCGAGCTCAATTCTCACCGGtcgaaagtcagcttcgaggcatgaaggagaTGAGCTCAGTTTATGCAAAGacaatagaggagctcgaggctcggttggcttccgaacttgaaaaggccaaatctgaagccgaaaaggcaaaggccgaggcagaggcgatTGTGGCCATctaccgggccgatgctgaagccgttCAACTCCAAgtgagagaggcagccgagactactcaaactcgagcacattggattgttGAACtcaccaaatgccaatctcggagggaaaccctcgaggagatccatgctcgaggtttcgatcttaccgacgagataataaaggctaaagagCATGAAGCTGATGCTAGAGCGTTGGCCTCTTCcggtgatgatgatgataatggcagcaagagcgggttcgagaatggggaggacctcgatggagaagaagctacCCCTGAGGAAAATTAG